One genomic window of Geothermobacter hydrogeniphilus includes the following:
- a CDS encoding ABC transporter substrate-binding protein, whose product MRKSIILGSLLVASLAFAGSALAADTIPVGHLAAYTGPTSGVGIPFGNGIDDALAYINKHGGINGKQIKYKTVDYSYNAPRAVATYKKWMSSLKPVAIQGWGTADTEALVKFIAKDKVAYISASYSGHLTDPTGKGPKSKSAAPYNFFYGPSYSDACRGLVQWAADDWKAKGKSGKPKFIHMGDNHPYPNAPKAACAAYAKELGFEVLPSIVYSLKPADAKAQCLSLKDSGANYAYLANTSSSNISLLKSCSTVGVKTQFLTNIWGWDENSIKATGAAGDGIAWVVGAATWKDDAPGMKTLREVSKMSDPSGKKSRMLHYIRGVCGTFLMKEAMLKADAMGAITGENIKKGFESMRNFVPAGLEGVCSPSTWTAEDHRGMNLVNVYTSKYNGGDFKMTKLATVEVPRRPEWLGW is encoded by the coding sequence ATGCGCAAATCGATCATTCTGGGCAGTTTACTGGTTGCTTCACTGGCGTTTGCCGGAAGCGCTCTGGCGGCCGACACCATTCCGGTCGGCCATCTCGCGGCCTATACCGGGCCGACGTCGGGGGTCGGCATCCCCTTCGGCAACGGAATTGACGACGCCCTCGCCTACATCAACAAGCATGGCGGCATCAACGGCAAGCAGATCAAGTACAAAACTGTCGATTATTCCTACAACGCGCCGCGCGCGGTGGCGACCTACAAGAAGTGGATGTCGTCGCTGAAGCCGGTCGCCATCCAGGGCTGGGGCACCGCTGACACCGAGGCACTGGTCAAGTTCATCGCCAAGGACAAGGTCGCCTATATCTCCGCCTCCTACTCCGGCCACCTGACCGACCCGACCGGCAAGGGGCCGAAGAGCAAGTCGGCCGCTCCCTACAACTTCTTCTACGGTCCCTCTTACTCCGACGCCTGCCGCGGCCTGGTGCAGTGGGCCGCCGACGACTGGAAAGCCAAGGGCAAATCGGGCAAGCCGAAGTTCATCCACATGGGCGACAATCATCCCTATCCGAACGCGCCCAAGGCCGCCTGCGCCGCCTACGCCAAGGAACTCGGGTTCGAGGTGCTGCCCTCGATCGTCTATTCGCTGAAGCCGGCTGATGCCAAGGCCCAGTGCCTGTCGCTGAAGGATTCCGGCGCCAACTACGCCTATCTCGCCAACACCTCCAGCTCGAACATCTCGCTGCTCAAGTCCTGCAGCACCGTCGGTGTCAAGACCCAGTTCCTGACCAATATCTGGGGCTGGGACGAGAATTCCATCAAGGCCACCGGTGCCGCCGGCGACGGCATCGCCTGGGTGGTCGGCGCCGCGACCTGGAAAGACGACGCGCCGGGCATGAAGACCCTCCGCGAAGTCTCCAAGATGTCCGACCCGAGCGGCAAGAAATCGCGCATGCTGCACTACATCCGCGGCGTCTGCGGCACCTTCCTGATGAAGGAAGCGATGCTCAAGGCCGATGCCATGGGCGCCATCACCGGCGAGAACATCAAGAAGGGCTTCGAGTCGATGAGGAACTTCGTACCGGCCGGTCTTGAAGGGGTCTGCTCGCCCTCAACCTGGACCGCCGAGGATCATCGCGGCATGAACCTGGTCAATGTCTACACCAGCAAGTACAACGGTGGTGATTTCAAGATGACCAAGCTGGCGACCGTTGAGGTGCCGCGCCGGCCCGAATGGCTGGGCTGGTGA
- a CDS encoding ABC transporter ATP-binding protein, with the protein MSEAAVKSDEKPVEKEIVLSVNNIEVVYDEVILVLRGISLDVPKGELVTLLGPNGAGKSTTLKAISGLLKTEDGEVTRGTIEFKGESIANSSPDEIVRKGIFQVMEGRRIIEDMTVIENLRLGAYTRRDKGIKDDIEKVFHYFPRLKERTGMAGYLSGGEQQMLAIGRAIMARPEMILLDEPSMGLSPLLVKEVFGIIRNINKEQGITMLLVEQNANMALHSANYGYVMESGKIVLDGTGEELLNNEDMKEFYLAGGESERKSFKNLKSYKRRKRWM; encoded by the coding sequence ATGTCCGAAGCAGCTGTCAAAAGTGACGAAAAACCGGTTGAGAAGGAGATCGTTCTCTCGGTCAACAATATCGAGGTGGTCTACGACGAGGTTATCCTGGTGCTGCGCGGCATCAGTCTCGACGTGCCGAAAGGTGAGCTGGTGACCCTGCTCGGGCCGAACGGCGCCGGCAAATCGACCACTCTGAAGGCGATTTCCGGGTTGCTGAAGACCGAGGACGGCGAAGTGACCCGCGGCACGATCGAGTTCAAGGGCGAGAGCATTGCCAACAGTTCCCCTGACGAGATCGTCCGCAAGGGGATCTTCCAGGTCATGGAGGGACGGCGCATCATCGAGGATATGACCGTCATCGAGAACCTGCGCCTCGGTGCCTACACCCGGCGCGACAAGGGGATCAAGGATGACATTGAAAAGGTCTTTCATTACTTCCCGCGGCTCAAGGAGCGGACCGGCATGGCCGGCTATCTCTCCGGCGGCGAACAGCAGATGCTGGCCATCGGCCGGGCGATCATGGCGCGGCCGGAAATGATCCTGCTCGACGAACCGTCCATGGGCCTGTCGCCGCTGCTGGTCAAGGAGGTGTTCGGCATCATCCGCAATATCAACAAAGAGCAGGGCATCACCATGCTGCTGGTCGAACAGAATGCCAACATGGCCCTGCACAGCGCCAATTACGGCTATGTCATGGAATCGGGCAAGATCGTTCTCGACGGTACCGGCGAAGAGCTGCTCAACAACGAGGATATGAAGGAGTTCTACCTCGCCGGCGGTGAGTCGGAGCGCAAGTCGTTCAAGAATCTGAAGTCATACAAACGCAGAAAACGGTGGATGTAA
- a CDS encoding phenylacetate--CoA ligase family protein, with protein MSDYYDNLETRTSEQREADLFACLADQIDHAKSSAPAFAETLHGIDGREVTDRAALAKLPLLRKTELIERQQGQPVFGGLTGVEPPELCQIFASPGPIFEPGSTRPDFWRFARALYAAGFRSGDIIHNCFSYHFTPAGMMFESGARALGCATVPAGVGQTELQVQVMGHVRPRGYVGTPSFLKLILDKADELGSDLSCLETALVSGEYLPPSLREGMAQRGISVRQCYATADLGLIAYESEALEGMIVDEGIVLEIVRPGSGDPVPEGEVGEVVVTSLNPDYPLIRFATGDLSAILPGPSPCGRTNLRIKGWLGRADQTTKVRGMFVHPQQVDAILKRHPEIGRGRLVVTRQNDQDHMLLRIESAVAADGLASALRDSIRELTKLRGEVEFVAPGSLPNDGKVIDDQREIE; from the coding sequence ATGTCCGACTACTACGACAACCTCGAAACCCGTACCTCCGAACAGCGCGAAGCCGACCTGTTCGCCTGCCTGGCCGACCAGATCGACCACGCCAAGAGCAGTGCCCCGGCTTTCGCCGAGACCCTGCATGGGATTGACGGCCGGGAGGTGACCGACCGCGCGGCGCTGGCGAAGCTGCCGCTGCTGCGCAAGACGGAGCTGATCGAGCGTCAGCAGGGGCAGCCGGTCTTCGGCGGGCTGACCGGGGTTGAACCGCCGGAGTTGTGCCAGATCTTCGCTTCCCCGGGGCCGATCTTCGAGCCCGGCTCGACCCGTCCCGATTTCTGGCGCTTTGCCCGCGCCCTGTATGCCGCCGGGTTCCGTTCCGGCGACATCATTCACAACTGTTTCTCCTATCACTTCACTCCGGCCGGGATGATGTTCGAATCCGGCGCCAGGGCGCTCGGCTGTGCCACGGTACCGGCCGGGGTCGGCCAGACCGAGCTGCAGGTGCAGGTGATGGGTCACGTCCGGCCGCGCGGCTATGTCGGCACGCCGTCCTTTCTGAAGCTGATTCTCGACAAGGCGGACGAACTTGGCAGCGACCTGTCGTGCCTGGAGACGGCGCTGGTTTCCGGTGAGTACCTGCCGCCGAGCCTGCGTGAGGGGATGGCGCAGCGCGGCATCAGTGTCCGCCAGTGCTACGCCACCGCCGATCTCGGTCTGATCGCCTACGAGTCGGAGGCGCTGGAAGGGATGATCGTCGATGAGGGTATTGTTCTCGAAATCGTCCGCCCCGGCAGCGGTGACCCGGTACCGGAAGGGGAGGTTGGCGAGGTGGTGGTGACCAGCCTTAACCCCGACTATCCGCTGATCCGTTTCGCCACCGGTGATCTCTCCGCCATCCTGCCGGGACCCAGCCCCTGCGGCCGCACCAACCTGCGGATCAAGGGCTGGCTGGGGCGGGCCGACCAGACCACCAAGGTGCGCGGCATGTTCGTGCATCCGCAGCAGGTCGACGCCATCCTCAAGCGCCATCCGGAAATCGGCCGCGGTCGACTGGTGGTGACCCGACAGAACGATCAGGACCACATGCTGTTGCGGATTGAATCCGCCGTTGCCGCGGATGGACTGGCATCCGCCCTGCGCGACTCGATCCGCGAGCTGACCAAGCTGCGCGGCGAGGTCGAATTCGTCGCCCCCGGCAGCCTGCCTAATGACGGCAAGGTGATCGACGATCAGCGGGAGATTGAATAG
- a CDS encoding DUF6125 family protein: MSTQTETTIEPLDEGVQLLNRLSKEELIAIIIDDAKNWLAHDGLWFQAIEKTHGMEVAIEADRAAWEKFTVIEAKRIMARLGIEPGGGIPALLECLKHRLYARLNLQQAIEVSDSRAVFRMVDCRVQSARKRRGLDDFPCKSVGIVEYSEFARTVDPRIQTRCLSCPPDAHPEEFWCAWEFSLES, encoded by the coding sequence ATGTCCACCCAGACCGAAACCACCATCGAACCTCTCGACGAAGGTGTTCAGCTGCTCAACCGGCTCAGCAAAGAGGAGCTGATCGCCATTATCATCGACGACGCCAAGAACTGGCTGGCTCATGACGGGCTCTGGTTCCAGGCGATCGAGAAGACCCACGGCATGGAGGTGGCGATCGAGGCTGACCGGGCCGCCTGGGAGAAATTCACCGTCATCGAAGCCAAACGGATCATGGCGCGGCTCGGGATCGAGCCGGGCGGCGGCATTCCGGCACTGCTCGAATGCCTCAAGCATCGTCTCTACGCGCGGCTCAACCTGCAGCAGGCGATCGAGGTCAGCGACAGCCGCGCGGTGTTCCGCATGGTCGACTGCCGGGTGCAGTCGGCGCGCAAGCGCCGGGGGCTGGATGACTTCCCCTGCAAATCGGTGGGAATCGTCGAGTACAGCGAGTTCGCCCGTACCGTCGATCCGCGGATCCAGACCCGCTGCCTCTCCTGTCCGCCCGATGCCCACCCGGAAGAGTTCTGGTGCGCCTGGGAGTTCTCTCTTGAATCCTGA
- a CDS encoding CaiB/BaiF CoA transferase family protein, with product MLSDCLTGIRVLDLSQYLPGPFATQLLGDLGAEVLKVEPPAGDPMRSFILADGDGVSPFYKQVNAGKAVVELDLKTPQGRESLTELVRVADVLLESYRPGVLERLGFGRERLEQLNSSLIHCALSGFGQSGPCRERAGHDLTYLAMSGMLSLTGTEQTPVIPFPPICDYAAGKQAATTILAALLRRGRTSRGAFIDVSLFEMALSWQSFGLTAAGRPGEAFGRGRDLLTGGAACYNIYRTADDRFVALGAIEEKFWQRFCETVERPEWIGRQQQPLPQTGLIGEVAALFAGERLAHWRSMFAEVDCCFEPVLEQHEVPGHPHVRQRGLVQTHPRERRTEALFPAWVDGRPPQPRRPLEQVTAAEALRLWGG from the coding sequence ATGCTTTCTGATTGTCTCACCGGGATCCGGGTTCTCGATCTCAGCCAGTACCTGCCCGGCCCCTTCGCCACCCAGTTGCTTGGAGATCTCGGCGCCGAGGTGCTGAAGGTCGAGCCGCCGGCCGGGGATCCGATGCGGTCCTTCATCCTCGCCGACGGTGACGGGGTTTCTCCCTTCTACAAGCAGGTCAATGCCGGCAAGGCGGTGGTCGAACTCGATCTCAAGACGCCGCAGGGGCGGGAGTCCCTGACCGAACTGGTGCGGGTTGCCGACGTGCTGCTGGAATCCTACCGGCCGGGCGTGCTGGAGCGCCTCGGCTTCGGGCGTGAGCGTCTTGAACAGCTCAACTCTTCCCTGATCCATTGCGCCCTTTCAGGCTTCGGTCAGAGCGGGCCCTGCCGCGAGCGGGCCGGGCACGATCTGACCTATCTCGCCATGAGCGGCATGCTCAGCCTGACCGGCACCGAGCAGACGCCGGTTATTCCCTTTCCACCGATCTGTGATTACGCCGCCGGCAAGCAGGCGGCCACCACCATTCTCGCTGCCCTGCTGCGTCGCGGGCGGACCAGTCGCGGGGCCTTCATCGATGTCAGCCTGTTCGAGATGGCTCTTTCCTGGCAGTCCTTCGGTCTGACCGCCGCGGGCCGTCCCGGCGAGGCCTTCGGCCGCGGCCGGGATCTGCTCACCGGCGGCGCCGCCTGTTACAATATCTATCGTACCGCCGATGATCGTTTCGTGGCCCTGGGAGCGATCGAGGAGAAATTCTGGCAGAGATTCTGTGAAACGGTCGAACGACCGGAGTGGATCGGTCGCCAGCAGCAGCCGTTGCCGCAGACCGGGCTGATCGGTGAGGTCGCCGCCCTGTTCGCCGGCGAGAGGCTGGCACATTGGCGGTCAATGTTCGCCGAGGTCGACTGCTGCTTCGAGCCGGTGCTCGAACAGCACGAGGTTCCCGGCCACCCTCATGTCCGGCAGCGGGGACTGGTGCAGACCCATCCGCGGGAACGGCGCACCGAAGCCCTCTTCCCCGCCTGGGTCGACGGCCGGCCGCCGCAGCCGCGCCGTCCCCTGGAGCAGGTGACGGCGGCCGAGGCGCTGAGGTTATGGGGTGGATAG
- a CDS encoding Bax inhibitor-1/YccA family protein produces the protein MLNQKPTTITATPTVSSTTSFLPTVYAWMTAGLALTALAAMVTLSSEELLKLIFGNRMVFYALIFGELGLVIALSAAINRISSTTATLMFLFYSALSGVTFASIFLVYTSSSIASTFFIASGTFAAMSIYGYTTRRDLTGWGSFFFMGLIGVLIASVVNIFLQSTMIYWLVSYIGVFVFVGLTAYDTQKIKQIGEAGFANEEGRKKAAIIGALRLYLDFINLFLMLLRIMGNRR, from the coding sequence ATGCTGAATCAGAAACCGACCACCATCACCGCAACCCCGACCGTCAGCTCCACCACCAGCTTTCTGCCCACGGTCTACGCCTGGATGACCGCCGGTCTGGCCCTGACCGCCCTGGCGGCCATGGTGACCCTGTCCAGCGAGGAACTGCTGAAACTGATTTTCGGCAACAGAATGGTTTTTTATGCCCTGATCTTCGGTGAACTGGGCCTGGTCATCGCCCTCTCCGCCGCCATCAACCGGATCAGTTCAACAACAGCCACCCTGATGTTCCTGTTCTACTCGGCCCTCAGCGGGGTGACCTTCGCCTCGATCTTCCTGGTCTACACCAGCAGTTCCATCGCCAGCACCTTCTTCATCGCCTCCGGCACCTTTGCCGCCATGAGCATCTACGGCTACACCACCCGCCGCGACCTGACCGGCTGGGGGAGTTTCTTCTTCATGGGGCTGATCGGAGTTCTCATCGCCTCGGTGGTCAACATCTTCCTACAGAGTACGATGATCTACTGGCTGGTCAGCTACATCGGCGTTTTCGTCTTCGTCGGCCTCACCGCCTACGACACCCAGAAGATCAAGCAGATCGGCGAGGCCGGTTTCGCCAACGAGGAGGGCCGCAAGAAAGCCGCCATCATCGGCGCACTGCGCCTCTACCTCGACTTCATCAACCTGTTTCTCATGCTGCTCCGCATCATGGGCAACCGGAGGTGA
- a CDS encoding enoyl-CoA hydratase-related protein translates to MIELPQLTDARLTLRDRVAELTFIRDDVRNALTGTDLVTDIVTTLDWANRTPEVSVLILTGAGSAFSAGGNIKQMRDREGIFSGSALQIQDQYRRGIQQLPLAMQKAEIPLIAAVNGPAIGAGMDLACMCDLRIGTPKTLLGETFLNLGIVPGDGGAWFLPRIVGAQRAAELIFSGRLIKAEEARELGLLLEVVDEQQLLPRAREMAVRIAAQPPQALRLSKRLLKLGQTMALPEFLDLCATFQAMAHQTDDHIEAVNAFLQKRPPEFGGH, encoded by the coding sequence ATGATTGAACTGCCGCAATTGACTGATGCGCGACTGACCCTGCGGGATCGCGTCGCCGAATTGACTTTCATTCGCGACGATGTCCGCAATGCCCTGACCGGCACCGACCTGGTGACGGATATCGTGACCACCCTTGACTGGGCCAACCGTACCCCCGAGGTTTCGGTGCTGATTCTGACCGGTGCCGGGTCGGCCTTTTCCGCCGGCGGCAACATCAAGCAGATGCGCGACCGCGAGGGGATCTTTTCCGGCTCGGCCCTGCAGATCCAGGATCAATACCGGCGCGGGATTCAGCAGCTGCCGCTGGCGATGCAGAAAGCGGAGATTCCCCTCATTGCCGCGGTCAACGGGCCGGCCATCGGGGCCGGCATGGATCTCGCCTGCATGTGCGATCTGCGAATCGGTACGCCGAAAACCCTGCTCGGCGAGACCTTCCTCAATCTCGGCATCGTCCCCGGCGACGGCGGTGCCTGGTTCCTGCCGCGGATCGTCGGTGCCCAGCGGGCCGCCGAGCTGATTTTCAGCGGCCGGCTGATCAAGGCGGAGGAGGCCCGGGAACTGGGGCTGCTGCTTGAGGTGGTCGATGAGCAGCAGCTGCTGCCGCGAGCCAGGGAGATGGCGGTCCGCATAGCCGCCCAGCCGCCGCAGGCGCTGCGGCTGAGCAAACGGCTGCTGAAGCTCGGCCAGACGATGGCTCTGCCGGAATTTCTCGATCTCTGCGCGACCTTCCAGGCCATGGCTCATCAGACCGATGATCACATCGAAGCGGTCAATGCCTTTCTGCAAAAGCGGCCGCCTGAGTTCGGCGGGCACTGA
- a CDS encoding aminotransferase class IV gives MGQVFLNGQFVDSDRAKISVFDQGFLYGDGIYESFRSIGAHLYQFPLYYQRLQQSAEALGYELPYSRPQLEEILLELRRRNRLTDAYYRITITRGPGQVGFQRELTGDLTCLIIAREFKGFDETHYRDGIALRVAETRRNAPEAINPKIKSISNLNSLLGKLEARAAGAFEVIMLNNREQICEGAASNIFWTRDRWVFTPSVATGLLPGVTRSTIIRLCEEELDLRVIRGEYRLQDLKFSDEVFITSTSLEVMPVVRVDDFMINQGRVGPIARRLRNVLHLDMGKTAVSS, from the coding sequence ATGGGCCAGGTCTTTCTGAACGGACAGTTTGTCGACAGCGACAGAGCGAAAATCTCGGTTTTTGACCAGGGATTTCTCTACGGCGACGGCATCTACGAGAGTTTCCGTTCCATCGGAGCGCATCTCTACCAGTTCCCCCTCTATTACCAGCGGCTCCAGCAGTCCGCGGAAGCCCTGGGTTATGAGCTTCCCTACAGCCGCCCGCAACTGGAAGAGATTCTGCTTGAGCTGCGTCGCCGCAACCGGCTGACCGACGCCTACTACCGGATCACCATCACCCGCGGTCCGGGGCAGGTCGGTTTTCAGCGCGAGTTGACGGGGGATCTGACCTGCCTGATCATCGCCCGTGAGTTCAAGGGGTTCGACGAAACGCATTACCGCGACGGGATTGCCCTGCGGGTTGCCGAAACCCGCCGCAACGCTCCAGAGGCGATCAATCCGAAGATCAAGTCGATCAGCAATCTCAACAGCCTGCTCGGCAAGCTGGAGGCCCGGGCCGCTGGCGCTTTTGAAGTGATCATGCTCAACAACCGGGAGCAGATCTGCGAAGGCGCGGCGTCGAACATTTTCTGGACCCGGGACCGTTGGGTTTTTACCCCCTCGGTCGCGACCGGGCTGCTCCCCGGGGTGACCCGCTCGACCATCATCCGGCTGTGCGAGGAAGAGCTTGACCTGCGGGTGATCCGCGGCGAATACCGGCTGCAGGACCTGAAATTTTCCGACGAGGTCTTCATCACCTCCACCTCGCTGGAGGTGATGCCGGTGGTCAGGGTCGATGACTTCATGATCAACCAGGGCCGGGTCGGTCCCATCGCCCGGCGTCTGCGGAACGTGCTTCACCTGGATATGGGCAAGACGGCGGTATCATCCTGA
- a CDS encoding helix-turn-helix domain-containing protein, whose product MSEQQGAIGEKIRKLRTRQGMSIADVASKTDLPENTLNAIEEGSVTPPLGYIVSLANVLKVSVGDLFGDSGDSPFCIVRSDDRKMVTRFDSSGGSSAGYSYQSLGYKKQNRHMEPFLVTLTPDESFKPEPNRHVGEEILFVLEGQVEVSLSGHTDILNPGDSIYYDSTLPHVVSCHGSEPATLFAVIYAREEMLIF is encoded by the coding sequence ATGTCTGAGCAACAAGGCGCTATCGGTGAAAAAATCAGGAAACTGCGAACCCGGCAGGGGATGTCGATTGCCGATGTCGCCTCGAAAACCGATCTCCCGGAAAATACCCTGAACGCCATTGAAGAGGGTTCTGTCACGCCTCCCCTGGGGTATATCGTCAGCCTGGCCAATGTCCTCAAGGTCTCGGTCGGGGATCTGTTCGGTGACAGTGGCGATTCCCCTTTCTGCATTGTCCGCAGTGACGACCGTAAAATGGTGACCCGTTTTGATTCCAGCGGCGGGTCCAGTGCCGGATACAGTTACCAGTCCCTCGGCTACAAGAAACAGAACCGTCACATGGAACCGTTTCTGGTAACCCTCACCCCCGACGAGAGCTTCAAGCCGGAACCGAACCGGCATGTCGGCGAGGAGATTCTGTTCGTTCTCGAAGGACAGGTCGAGGTCAGCCTCTCCGGCCACACCGATATTCTCAATCCCGGCGATTCGATCTACTATGATTCGACATTGCCGCATGTCGTTTCCTGTCATGGCAGCGAGCCGGCGACTTTGTTTGCGGTGATATACGCCCGAGAAGAGATGCTTATTTTTTAG
- a CDS encoding sigma 54-interacting transcriptional regulator: MTSNIKLKLQVVDRVGVLAEIAAVLAEDDVNVLSMEMEKKDSATFVYLELEPGPHSPAEGRLLEALQSLPVLQSLQLIPTMPQERRERRFQVVLDSVSDGILSVNEEGELTTINRVARKMLGLDEQPLVGRNLRDLALPDTSLLTCLEGRSYQNVKRSLVRGQRRFQYLASGELIRDSKQRIVGAVEVLRDLRDLREAASAVAGEPQVTFSDMVGQSPALRRAIAFAEKIAPTDGVVSIRGESGTGKELFASAIHVASGCTGPFLPVNCAALPETLLESELFGYVGGAFSGAKKEGRAGLFEAARGGTIFLDEIAEMPATLQAKMLRVMQDGKLRRVGSNEEIRVNARVITATNRDLEQLVRQGLFREDLFYRVNLFPLHIPPLRERLEDIPLLAEHFLFQVNSRLGLRARPLTPAAFAKLKGHHWPGNVRELRNVIERAAILSGREEIGAECIRFSFELEGTFSRGDDSLRESLARQVEALERRLIAEALQHARSKRQAALLLGMSHTALLKKLKKYQMETRPTGGTKSFQ; this comes from the coding sequence ATGACATCCAATATCAAGCTCAAGCTGCAGGTGGTTGACCGGGTCGGTGTGCTGGCGGAAATCGCTGCGGTGCTGGCCGAGGATGACGTCAATGTCCTCAGCATGGAGATGGAGAAGAAGGATTCGGCCACCTTTGTCTACCTCGAACTGGAGCCCGGACCGCATTCGCCGGCCGAGGGGCGACTGCTTGAGGCGCTGCAGTCCCTGCCCGTCCTGCAGTCGCTGCAGTTGATCCCCACCATGCCGCAGGAGCGGCGTGAAAGGCGCTTCCAGGTGGTCCTTGACAGTGTCAGTGACGGTATCCTCTCGGTCAACGAGGAGGGTGAGCTGACGACCATCAACCGTGTGGCGCGCAAAATGCTGGGGTTGGACGAGCAGCCCCTGGTGGGTCGTAACCTGCGAGACCTCGCGTTGCCGGACACCAGCTTGCTCACCTGTCTCGAAGGTCGCAGCTACCAGAATGTCAAGCGCAGCCTCGTTCGCGGCCAGCGCCGCTTCCAGTATCTCGCCAGCGGCGAGTTGATCCGTGATTCGAAGCAGCGCATCGTTGGTGCGGTTGAAGTGCTGCGCGACCTGCGCGACCTGCGCGAAGCGGCCAGTGCGGTGGCCGGCGAACCGCAGGTCACGTTCAGTGACATGGTCGGTCAGAGCCCGGCCCTGCGCCGGGCGATCGCCTTTGCCGAGAAGATCGCACCGACCGACGGCGTGGTCTCGATCCGCGGCGAGAGCGGCACCGGCAAAGAACTGTTCGCCAGCGCCATCCACGTCGCCAGCGGCTGTACGGGACCTTTTCTGCCGGTCAATTGTGCGGCCCTGCCGGAGACCCTGCTTGAGAGCGAACTGTTCGGTTATGTCGGCGGCGCCTTCTCCGGGGCGAAAAAGGAGGGGCGCGCGGGCCTTTTCGAGGCGGCCCGGGGTGGCACCATTTTCCTCGATGAGATCGCCGAGATGCCGGCAACCCTGCAGGCCAAGATGCTGCGGGTGATGCAGGACGGCAAGTTGCGTCGGGTCGGCAGCAATGAGGAAATCAGGGTCAATGCGCGGGTCATTACCGCCACCAATCGTGATCTTGAACAGTTGGTCAGGCAGGGGCTGTTCCGCGAGGATCTTTTCTACCGGGTCAACCTCTTCCCGCTGCATATCCCGCCACTGCGGGAGCGGCTCGAAGATATCCCGCTGCTCGCTGAGCATTTCCTGTTCCAGGTCAACTCCCGCCTTGGTCTCCGTGCCCGCCCGCTGACCCCGGCGGCCTTCGCCAAGCTCAAGGGCCACCACTGGCCCGGCAACGTGCGCGAACTGCGCAACGTTATCGAGCGGGCGGCCATTCTCAGCGGCCGGGAGGAGATCGGTGCCGAATGTATTCGCTTCAGTTTCGAGCTTGAGGGGACGTTCAGCAGGGGCGATGATTCTCTCAGGGAGTCGTTGGCGCGCCAGGTCGAAGCACTGGAACGACGGTTGATTGCCGAGGCCCTTCAACACGCCCGCAGCAAGCGCCAGGCGGCGCTGCTGCTGGGGATGTCGCATACCGCCTTGCTCAAAAAACTGAAGAAATATCAAATGGAAACCAGGCCTACCGGTGGAACCAAAAGTTTCCAATAG